Proteins from a genomic interval of Microbacterium abyssi:
- a CDS encoding type IV secretory system conjugative DNA transfer family protein, with the protein MNSSWFGKALAVLVAATFILALAFTFIAESITQVVCGVRPEANSLFSGLLLAVTGDPAQYRLAGCALPVWQIRVADLLAVLLLTALGVSVYVLYRRYRESDRAFIADLRTRPGFAPASEIRQHLSARAVLRRARQLRPDLEHPKPTDVGWRVGRSRGRDVYVSIEDSVALEGPPRSGKGYRVLISAILDWSGPLITTSTTNDNLTATMHMRQHRGQTHVFDPQGLSGIRHPLRVSPLAGCEDPLVAMQRGNAIITGTALGASTTNGEWAQASGVVLARLLHAAAVGDRTIEDIYDWGSSPALARTAVDVLRSDGAPGWGDNLEATISGDEKLVSSIWFGVQGAVAPLAVPQIRAALMPGRGDPVFDPKEFLDAANTLYLVGSSSGASAMGGFLGALLDDIVEVARIRALASPGSRLAHPLGLILDEIANMFRWGALPRVMADGGGRGICTFVVLQALSQAETAWSRAEADTIWAAATAKVLLGGASHVAHLRDVEALLGTRDARRTERSWDSDQTGHHTSERQERLPLMSVDEIRRMPQTLGLLAYRNRRGVLLDLTGWDERRDAREIQHGKRHTEQQQQAVFTAPPPPPQAADPVEQAEAVSDE; encoded by the coding sequence ATGAACAGCAGCTGGTTCGGCAAGGCACTCGCCGTCCTCGTGGCGGCAACGTTCATCCTGGCGCTTGCCTTCACCTTCATCGCAGAATCCATCACCCAGGTGGTGTGCGGCGTCCGGCCCGAAGCGAACAGCCTGTTCTCCGGCCTCCTCCTCGCCGTCACCGGCGACCCGGCCCAGTACCGGCTCGCCGGGTGCGCTCTGCCTGTGTGGCAGATCCGCGTCGCCGACCTTCTCGCGGTACTGCTGCTCACAGCTCTCGGGGTCTCGGTGTACGTTCTCTACCGCCGGTACCGGGAATCGGACCGGGCGTTCATCGCCGACCTGCGCACCCGGCCCGGATTCGCGCCAGCATCCGAGATCCGCCAGCACCTCTCCGCCCGCGCCGTGCTGCGTCGCGCCCGGCAGCTCCGTCCCGACCTGGAACACCCGAAGCCCACGGATGTGGGGTGGCGGGTCGGACGCTCCCGCGGCCGAGACGTGTACGTGTCCATCGAAGACTCCGTCGCCCTCGAAGGCCCGCCCCGGTCCGGCAAGGGATACCGGGTCCTCATCTCCGCGATCCTCGACTGGTCAGGCCCGCTCATCACCACCTCGACCACGAACGACAACCTCACCGCGACAATGCACATGCGCCAGCACCGCGGCCAGACCCACGTCTTCGACCCCCAAGGACTCTCCGGCATCCGCCACCCACTCCGGGTCAGCCCGCTGGCCGGATGCGAAGATCCCCTCGTGGCGATGCAGCGCGGCAATGCCATCATCACCGGCACCGCGCTGGGCGCCTCGACCACGAACGGAGAATGGGCGCAAGCCTCCGGCGTCGTCCTCGCCCGGCTCCTCCACGCCGCCGCCGTCGGCGACCGCACCATCGAAGACATCTATGACTGGGGATCCAGCCCGGCCCTTGCCCGTACCGCCGTCGACGTGCTCCGCTCCGACGGAGCACCCGGATGGGGCGACAACCTCGAAGCCACCATCAGCGGGGACGAGAAGCTCGTCTCCTCGATCTGGTTCGGCGTCCAAGGCGCCGTCGCCCCGCTCGCCGTCCCACAGATCCGTGCCGCGCTGATGCCCGGCCGCGGCGATCCCGTCTTCGACCCGAAAGAGTTCCTCGACGCCGCGAACACGCTCTACCTAGTCGGGTCTTCCTCCGGCGCGTCCGCGATGGGCGGGTTCCTCGGGGCGCTACTGGATGACATAGTCGAGGTCGCACGCATACGCGCGCTCGCCTCACCCGGGTCGCGGCTCGCGCACCCGCTGGGCTTGATCCTCGACGAGATCGCGAACATGTTCCGCTGGGGCGCCCTCCCCCGCGTCATGGCCGACGGCGGCGGCCGCGGCATCTGCACCTTCGTGGTCCTCCAAGCCCTCTCCCAAGCAGAAACAGCATGGTCCCGCGCAGAAGCCGACACCATCTGGGCCGCAGCCACCGCCAAAGTCCTCCTCGGCGGCGCATCCCACGTCGCCCACCTCCGGGACGTTGAAGCGCTGCTCGGCACGCGCGATGCCCGGCGCACCGAACGGTCCTGGGACAGCGACCAGACCGGTCACCACACCAGCGAACGTCAAGAACGGTTGCCGCTGATGTCGGTCGACGAGATCCGGCGGATGCCGCAAACCCTCGGCCTCCTCGCCTACCGCAACCGCCGGGGTGTGCTCCTCGACCTCACCGGCTGGGACGAACGGCGCGATGCGCGCGAGATCCAGCACGGCAAACGCCACACCGAACAACAACAGCAAGCCGTATTCACCGCGCCCCCGCCACCGCCGCAGGCTGCGGACCCAGTCGAACAGGCAGAGGCGGTGAGCGACGAATGA
- a CDS encoding recombinase family protein, translated as MRRVDRLAGSKHIPIETLQELDARQVNIVSLTEPTIDTATPMGRVLYGIVAVFAQLRVDTIRDNTTRGLDYARSQGRVGGRPSVTIPERIGTAERMRAEQYSWASISRVLGVGATSVRRALNR; from the coding sequence GTGCGCCGCGTCGACCGTCTCGCTGGCAGTAAGCACATCCCGATCGAGACGTTGCAGGAGCTCGACGCCCGACAGGTGAACATCGTCAGCCTCACCGAGCCGACGATCGACACCGCGACACCGATGGGTCGCGTCCTCTACGGCATCGTCGCAGTGTTTGCGCAGCTCCGCGTCGACACCATCCGAGACAACACAACCCGCGGCCTGGATTACGCCCGCAGCCAGGGCCGCGTCGGCGGCCGGCCAAGCGTCACCATACCCGAGCGGATCGGAACAGCCGAGCGCATGCGGGCCGAGCAGTACAGCTGGGCGAGCATCTCCCGCGTGCTGGGAGTCGGAGCCACCAGCGTGCGCCGAGCCCTCAACCGATAA
- a CDS encoding helix-turn-helix domain-containing protein: MTIAEVPPEARAAVLARRRKEMVELDYRRELRRLDQHGYSQREIAKWLGIAQPSVLSALRTAAKVTMPLDGFSGATPYEICQRYAADFIDRAKLVDELTRFPYVKGVQTDGYDSLIVDPDGTWSEVGDAVRRGLIEDEVYEEVFNRRHGIAVARAEHADT, translated from the coding sequence ATGACGATCGCGGAGGTTCCGCCCGAGGCGCGTGCGGCAGTGCTCGCGCGCCGCCGGAAGGAGATGGTCGAGCTGGACTACCGGCGCGAGCTGCGCCGCCTGGATCAGCACGGATACAGTCAGCGGGAGATTGCCAAGTGGCTCGGGATCGCGCAGCCGTCGGTGCTCAGCGCGCTCCGCACCGCGGCGAAGGTGACGATGCCGCTGGACGGATTCTCCGGCGCGACCCCCTACGAGATTTGCCAGCGCTACGCCGCCGATTTCATTGACCGGGCGAAGCTCGTCGACGAGCTCACGCGATTCCCCTACGTGAAGGGCGTGCAGACGGACGGGTATGACTCGCTGATCGTCGACCCGGACGGCACCTGGTCGGAGGTCGGAGACGCCGTACGCCGCGGGCTCATCGAGGACGAGGTCTACGAGGAAGTCTTCAACCGCCGACACGGTATCGCGGTGGCTCGTGCAGAGCACGCCGACACCTAG
- a CDS encoding single-stranded DNA-binding protein, producing the protein MTTKIPVTLEGNLTADPEHGTGESGNEYARFSLAVNDRRLNEDTGRWEDAGTVFHRVVVFNQQARHVTDSLHKGDAAIVVGDLRFGTYTDKDSGQTRETRDVVADNVGASLRFTDATINRAPKANGPAADASGPVAAPASYAGTGVTR; encoded by the coding sequence ATGACCACCAAGATCCCGGTCACGCTGGAGGGCAACCTCACCGCCGACCCGGAACACGGCACCGGAGAATCAGGCAACGAGTACGCCCGCTTCTCACTCGCCGTCAACGACCGCCGCCTCAACGAGGACACCGGACGATGGGAAGACGCCGGCACAGTCTTTCACCGGGTCGTCGTGTTCAACCAGCAGGCCCGCCACGTGACCGACTCGCTCCACAAGGGCGACGCCGCGATCGTCGTCGGAGACCTCCGCTTCGGCACCTACACCGACAAGGACAGCGGCCAGACACGCGAGACCCGCGACGTCGTCGCCGACAACGTCGGCGCATCCCTGCGGTTCACCGACGCGACCATCAACCGCGCCCCAAAAGCTAACGGCCCCGCAGCAGACGCTTCGGGGCCGGTAGCAGCACCGGCCTCGTACGCCGGAACCGGAGTCACCCGCTGA
- a CDS encoding MinD/ParA family ATP-binding protein, whose protein sequence is MTTDTTPRAYATVTGPNATFIAPNGDAEPISATTGEDIRHIVVRRATDEARRTGTALELVTSGDRGDHRLLISATGDITAAPVDMAPATTTPEVAEPEPVVPPVEPYDVNTEVDASGSRHSFIRSAGDAPKASIGWRGLAARAGIVIAETKTQQRRREAIGRVSRHWAGYRNIAVANGKGGVGKTMTSAMVAAVFARYGGGNVLAWDNNDTRGTLGWRTEQGLYDTTIRDLLPAARDLLAATASVSDISRFVHHQPDDRYDVLRSNPELLAAHQRIEKDEFDLLLQVAVHYYRLTVFDSGNDESADRWLRMVDNSHQLVIPTLPSPESAESASLLLDALRQRDRHSAALATNAVVVVTTPESGSRRATNTIAAGFSDQVRVVETIPFDPALKSGQLRFDALGRATQDAWLRVAAAVATGLD, encoded by the coding sequence ATGACCACCGACACCACACCCCGCGCATACGCGACCGTCACCGGCCCGAACGCCACCTTCATCGCCCCCAACGGTGACGCAGAACCCATCTCCGCGACCACGGGCGAGGACATCCGCCACATCGTCGTGCGCCGCGCGACCGACGAAGCTAGGCGCACCGGAACCGCCCTCGAACTGGTCACATCTGGGGACCGCGGTGACCATCGCCTCCTCATCAGCGCAACCGGTGACATCACCGCCGCCCCAGTCGACATGGCGCCGGCGACCACCACGCCCGAGGTGGCGGAGCCGGAGCCTGTCGTTCCCCCAGTTGAGCCGTACGACGTCAACACCGAAGTGGATGCCTCGGGTTCGCGACATTCGTTCATCCGCTCTGCCGGCGACGCGCCAAAGGCGAGCATCGGATGGCGAGGACTCGCCGCACGCGCCGGCATCGTGATCGCCGAGACGAAGACGCAGCAGCGACGGCGCGAAGCGATCGGTCGGGTGTCTCGGCATTGGGCCGGGTATCGGAACATCGCGGTCGCCAACGGCAAAGGCGGTGTCGGCAAGACCATGACGTCCGCGATGGTCGCGGCGGTTTTCGCCCGATACGGCGGTGGCAACGTCCTCGCCTGGGACAACAACGACACTCGCGGAACGCTGGGCTGGCGCACCGAGCAGGGGCTCTATGACACCACGATCCGCGACCTCCTCCCCGCAGCCCGCGACCTCCTCGCCGCGACCGCATCCGTCTCCGATATCTCCCGGTTCGTGCATCACCAGCCCGACGATCGCTACGACGTCCTCCGCTCCAACCCGGAACTGCTGGCCGCGCATCAGCGCATCGAGAAGGACGAGTTTGACCTACTGCTGCAGGTCGCCGTGCACTACTACCGGCTCACCGTGTTCGACTCCGGCAACGATGAGTCCGCCGACCGGTGGCTCCGGATGGTCGACAACTCACACCAACTCGTCATCCCCACCCTCCCCTCCCCCGAGTCCGCCGAGTCCGCCTCCCTGCTCCTGGACGCGCTGCGGCAGCGTGACCGGCACTCGGCGGCATTGGCGACGAACGCCGTCGTGGTCGTCACCACCCCCGAATCAGGCTCCCGCCGCGCCACCAACACCATCGCCGCCGGATTTTCGGACCAGGTACGGGTCGTCGAGACCATCCCGTTCGACCCGGCGCTCAAGAGCGGCCAGTTGCGGTTCGACGCGCTCGGCCGGGCCACGCAGGACGCCTGGCTTCGCGTCGCGGCAGCTGTCGCAACCGGGTTGGACTGA